The Deltaproteobacteria bacterium genomic sequence GGACTTGGCATCCTGACGGTTTTTTACGGAAATTGGGCGTATTAGATTTTGCCGGTGGTACCGTGGTCCACATAACTGCGGGCGTTGCGGCCTTGGCCGCAGCACTTTTTTTACGTCGACGAAAAGAGCCGGTCCACAACCCAAGCAATATCCCATTTGTACTGATTGGAACTGGCCTGCTTTGGTTTGGGTGGTTTGGCTTTAATGCGGGATCTTCACTTGGCGCCAACGGCCAAGCAGTGCAAGCATTTCTTACGACTAATACGGCCTCAGCTGTCGGGATGCTAACATGGATGATGCTTGATTGGCGCTACCGTGGAAAACCTTCCGCTATGGGTGCTTGTATTGGCGCGGTCGTGGGGCTCGTGGCCATCACTCCGGCTGCCGGCCTGGTAACAATTCCAGCAAGCCTTCTCATTGGACTCATTGCACCGATAGTCAGCTTCTACGTAGTTCGCTGGCGATCACGCACCGATCTTGACGACACTTTGGATGTTTTTCCATGCCACGGCGTTGGAGGAATGGTCGGAATGATTTTAACAGCTGTTTTCGCATCTGAAAATGGAATGATAACTGGGAATACGCGAATTCTCTGGGCGCACCTCCTAGGCCTATTCATTGTCACCGTCTACACGTTTGGAATGACGATCGCCGGCCTATGGGTAATTAGGAAGTTCACTCC encodes the following:
- a CDS encoding ammonium transporter, whose translation is MTPENPISSGDTAWLLMASGLVLLMTPGLALFYGGMVRERNLLSTMFQSFISMALISVLWIVFGFSLAFGDSLGIVGNPLTYFGFKNVSLTPNATFAATIPFALFALFQMKFAIITPALVTGAFAERIRFKSYLIFAAFFSIFIYSPVAHWTWHPDGFLRKLGVLDFAGGTVVHITAGVAALAAALFLRRRKEPVHNPSNIPFVLIGTGLLWFGWFGFNAGSSLGANGQAVQAFLTTNTASAVGMLTWMMLDWRYRGKPSAMGACIGAVVGLVAITPAAGLVTIPASLLIGLIAPIVSFYVVRWRSRTDLDDTLDVFPCHGVGGMVGMILTAVFASENGMITGNTRILWAHLLGLFIVTVYTFGMTIAGLWVIRKFTPLEVSQKEETVGLDFLQHGETAMSGSSQYAGDPIRPSARRETPITV